Proteins encoded together in one uncultured Desulfosarcina sp. window:
- a CDS encoding site-specific integrase: MSTALRQRFIDHMTVRRLSPKTRESYTNAVAGLAAYYRKSPEKLNDDQIQAYLLYLIKERKLAWSSCNVVFSGLRCFYGEVLKWEQTRFSIPPRPRKKQLPMLLSIEEVRRLFDATSNPKHRCLLMTIYGAGLRVSEAVHLKPCHIESSRMMIRVEQGKGMKDRYTLLPERLLQELRSYYTTYRPDEYLFFGKSKSRPLPVGTAQKAYYHAKKRAGITGGRGIHTLRHCFATHLMDMGVDIYAIKHMMGHSAIKTTSGYLHASRQKIANVISPLDRAAGESPCHAAF; the protein is encoded by the coding sequence ATGAGCACTGCATTACGGCAAAGATTCATCGATCACATGACGGTCAGGAGGCTTTCCCCAAAAACCAGGGAGTCCTACACCAACGCCGTGGCCGGACTTGCAGCGTATTACCGCAAGTCACCCGAAAAACTGAACGACGACCAGATCCAGGCTTACCTGCTATACCTGATCAAAGAACGGAAGCTGGCCTGGAGTTCGTGCAACGTGGTCTTCTCCGGTTTGCGATGTTTTTACGGGGAAGTGCTCAAATGGGAGCAGACCCGATTCAGCATTCCGCCCCGACCAAGAAAAAAACAGCTGCCCATGCTGCTGAGTATCGAAGAGGTTCGCCGGCTGTTTGACGCCACCAGCAACCCCAAACATCGGTGCCTGTTGATGACCATTTACGGTGCCGGCCTGCGGGTCAGCGAAGCGGTCCATTTAAAGCCCTGCCATATCGAAAGCTCCCGCATGATGATTCGCGTGGAGCAAGGTAAGGGAATGAAGGATCGCTATACCCTGCTTCCCGAACGCCTTTTACAGGAACTGCGCTCCTACTATACGACCTATCGTCCCGACGAATATCTCTTTTTCGGAAAGTCGAAATCCCGTCCCTTACCGGTGGGTACGGCGCAAAAAGCATATTACCATGCCAAAAAACGAGCGGGCATTACCGGAGGAAGAGGGATTCACACCCTGCGCCATTGCTTTGCCACGCACTTGATGGACATGGGGGTCGATATCTACGCAATCAAACACATGATGGGGCACAGCGCCATAAAAACCACTTCAGGATATCTGCACGCCAGCCGGCAAAAAATCGCCAACGTGATCAGTCCGCTGGATCGGGCCGCAGGCGAAAGCCCTTGCCATGCGGCCTTCTGA
- a CDS encoding IS91 family transposase, producing MRPSDGPGTGRQALEVAHILQRHGDTYAAKRRLPLKHLKAMHHIRFCRTAVMGGHRQQCDRCGFERNAYNSCGDRHCPKCRTLAKERWLDARRSELLPTGYFHLVFTLPHDLNPMIHCNPKVMLDNLFGSVNETLQAFAADPRWRLNGRLGFVGVLHTWSQTLIDHFHLHCLVPAGAWSFDRSRWNPSRKSYLFRVKSLAKQFRKTYLGRLQERYENGELRFPGRISLLADREEFARQIGILRKKQWIVYAKAPFAGPEQVIDYLGRYTHRVAISNHRLLSMDDGKVTFSYKDRSRTDRTRRMTLSADEFIRRFLLHVLPPRFVKIRYFGFLFHRDKRQNIASIREQMGSQTVTAEPAIEDARQIVLRLMGIDIHCCPQCRKGRMLVVHKIPKCCPIRDPP from the coding sequence ATGCGGCCTTCTGACGGCCCTGGAACCGGTCGGCAAGCCCTTGAAGTCGCACACATTCTCCAACGCCATGGCGATACCTATGCAGCAAAGCGCCGCCTTCCGCTCAAGCACCTCAAGGCGATGCACCATATCCGATTCTGCCGTACCGCCGTGATGGGCGGACATCGGCAGCAATGCGACCGCTGCGGATTCGAACGCAACGCCTACAACAGTTGCGGTGACCGCCACTGTCCCAAATGCCGCACCCTGGCCAAGGAACGCTGGCTGGATGCCCGCCGGAGCGAGTTATTGCCCACCGGCTATTTCCATCTGGTCTTCACGCTGCCGCACGATCTAAATCCGATGATTCACTGCAATCCGAAAGTGATGTTGGATAATCTATTCGGCAGCGTCAACGAAACCCTGCAGGCGTTCGCAGCCGATCCACGCTGGCGCCTTAACGGCCGACTGGGATTCGTCGGCGTGCTGCACACCTGGTCCCAGACCTTGATCGATCATTTTCATCTCCACTGTCTGGTTCCCGCCGGTGCCTGGTCGTTCGACCGCTCCCGCTGGAACCCGTCGCGCAAGTCGTATCTGTTCCGAGTCAAATCCCTGGCCAAACAGTTTCGCAAGACCTATCTCGGCCGCCTTCAGGAAAGGTATGAGAATGGTGAATTACGCTTTCCCGGCCGGATCTCACTCTTGGCCGACCGTGAGGAATTTGCCCGGCAAATCGGCATCTTGAGGAAAAAGCAATGGATCGTATACGCCAAGGCGCCATTCGCCGGGCCGGAGCAGGTGATCGACTATCTGGGCCGCTATACCCACCGGGTGGCCATCTCCAACCATCGCCTATTATCAATGGATGATGGAAAGGTGACGTTTTCATACAAGGATCGCAGCCGGACCGATCGGACCCGCCGGATGACCCTGTCTGCCGACGAGTTCATCCGGCGCTTCCTTTTGCATGTGCTGCCGCCGCGGTTTGTCAAAATCCGCTATTTCGGATTTCTGTTTCATCGAGACAAACGGCAAAACATCGCATCGATCCGGGAGCAGATGGGGTCGCAGACCGTAACCGCCGAACCGGCGATTGAAGATGCCCGACAGATCGTGCTTCGGTTAATGGGGATCGATATCCATTGCTGTCCCCAATGCCGAAAGGGACGGATGCTGGTGGTGCATAAGATCCCTAAATGCTGCCCGATACGCGATCCGCCGTAG
- a CDS encoding transposase has product MFILHDILEKLKNEFPQSRKGQECGIWFTYTIMAIIVPFASSRTSCILRCLRSLFGFTGIRRKRFYTFMASPKIPWKRLWQTLWKMIPQPLTGGRLLLALDDYVNPKTGKKIFGCEKIFDHAAKQNQSKYPWAQNVVTVGLLKIVKGRWACLPLSYRFYHLKKSIARMHRQGGPKLAFTSKMAMAVDMITDVAGVFGRKRIIVTTDSWFGNNGLWKPLHDRLGIWIDMISRLRSNSNLFDLPGPHVSSRVGRPRKYGRKLGNAASMAAYYRSLAQEYTVNLYGRDRTILAYERVVMLKTMRCAVKVVWVYRQTQWVAFFSTDMSLSVRQIVEYYGARWKIEALFKELKRDIGSAETQTRHPQAVGNHLHFCMLATTVAWIYASRAEKTPTRRHAVDGRSHFAFSDVRRSIAKAAMDDNFRRLFPGPRISVINSLVDVLLHMAA; this is encoded by the coding sequence ATGTTCATCCTACACGACATTCTCGAAAAACTCAAAAACGAATTCCCGCAGTCTCGAAAAGGTCAAGAGTGCGGAATCTGGTTCACCTATACGATCATGGCGATCATCGTGCCTTTCGCCTCGTCCAGGACATCGTGCATCCTCCGGTGTCTCAGATCCCTGTTCGGCTTTACCGGGATACGGCGAAAACGATTCTACACGTTCATGGCATCTCCAAAGATACCATGGAAACGATTGTGGCAGACGCTGTGGAAAATGATTCCCCAACCACTGACCGGCGGGCGGCTGTTGCTGGCACTGGATGACTATGTCAACCCCAAAACGGGCAAGAAAATCTTCGGATGCGAAAAGATATTCGATCATGCTGCCAAACAGAATCAGTCGAAATATCCGTGGGCACAGAATGTCGTTACCGTGGGACTGCTGAAGATCGTCAAGGGACGATGGGCGTGCCTGCCCTTGAGCTACCGCTTCTATCACCTGAAAAAGAGCATTGCCCGCATGCATCGCCAAGGCGGGCCGAAATTGGCGTTTACCAGCAAGATGGCCATGGCTGTCGACATGATCACAGATGTTGCCGGGGTCTTTGGTCGAAAGCGGATCATCGTCACCACCGATTCCTGGTTCGGTAACAATGGCTTGTGGAAGCCGCTGCATGATCGACTGGGAATATGGATTGACATGATTTCCCGGCTCAGATCGAACAGCAATCTGTTCGATCTGCCCGGTCCGCATGTCAGCAGTCGGGTGGGGCGGCCCCGAAAATACGGCCGGAAATTGGGCAATGCGGCGTCGATGGCTGCGTATTACAGATCTCTGGCACAGGAATACACCGTCAATTTGTATGGCCGCGACAGGACCATCTTGGCCTATGAGCGTGTGGTCATGCTCAAAACGATGCGCTGTGCCGTCAAAGTGGTTTGGGTTTATCGACAAACCCAGTGGGTGGCTTTTTTCTCAACCGACATGTCCCTGTCCGTTCGACAGATCGTTGAGTATTATGGTGCCCGCTGGAAAATCGAAGCCCTGTTCAAAGAACTGAAACGCGACATCGGCAGTGCCGAAACGCAAACCCGTCATCCGCAGGCGGTCGGCAACCACCTGCACTTTTGCATGTTGGCGACCACCGTCGCCTGGATCTATGCAAGTCGGGCCGAGAAGACACCAACCCGTCGGCATGCAGTTGATGGCCGGAGCCATTTTGCCTTCTCGGACGTTCGCCGATCGATAGCCAAAGCCGCCATGGACGATAATTTTCGTAGGCTTTTCCCTGGCCCACGTATATCCGTCATAAATTCACTGGTGGACGTACTGCTGCACATGGCGGCGTGA
- a CDS encoding pirin family protein: MPKIEIIKAGSRHFSDFGWLKTYWLFSFSSYFDPHNIQFGALRVFNDDIVQPGTGFPTHPHEEMEIVTIVLDGEMTHEDSMGNRTVIRAGDVQRMSAGTGLTHSEFNLALQPVHFYQIWIFPDKAKLRPTYDQKSFVPTEWRNHLFPVASGQNLPGTVTFHTDATIYRCELDRGMEVALKDTTGRRVFVYLTKGSLSVNGSIMASKDQARIDMDEPLALKAVEQADFILIDVPSCKGWGYSDETLRGKKR; the protein is encoded by the coding sequence ATGCCAAAAATAGAAATCATCAAAGCCGGAAGCAGGCATTTCTCAGATTTTGGATGGTTGAAAACGTACTGGCTATTCTCTTTTTCCAGCTACTTCGATCCGCACAATATCCAATTCGGAGCGCTGAGGGTCTTCAATGACGACATCGTTCAACCAGGAACGGGGTTCCCTACTCACCCCCATGAGGAAATGGAGATAGTGACCATTGTTCTTGATGGCGAGATGACCCATGAGGACAGCATGGGCAACAGAACCGTTATCCGAGCAGGGGATGTCCAACGAATGTCTGCCGGAACTGGTTTGACCCATTCCGAGTTCAATCTGGCACTCCAACCGGTACACTTCTATCAGATTTGGATTTTTCCGGACAAAGCAAAACTCCGCCCGACATACGACCAGAAGTCTTTTGTCCCGACAGAATGGAGGAACCATCTTTTTCCGGTGGCATCTGGGCAAAACTTACCAGGTACGGTAACCTTTCATACAGATGCCACTATCTATCGTTGTGAGCTTGACAGAGGCATGGAGGTTGCCTTGAAAGACACAACCGGCCGGCGGGTTTTTGTTTACCTGACCAAAGGATCACTGTCTGTCAATGGCAGCATTATGGCCTCAAAGGATCAGGCACGGATTGATATGGACGAACCGCTTGCTCTTAAGGCCGTTGAACAGGCTGATTTCATCCTTATCGACGTTCCTTCCTGCAAAGGTTGGGGGTATAGTGACGAGACATTACGAGGGAAAAAGAGATAA
- a CDS encoding gamma carbonic anhydrase family protein has product MAANPYISFFGNVTPVIDAEAYIDISARIIGDVRIAPGSSIWPGAVLRADDDEIVIGKDSAVLDLCLIEAPKGSPVHIANDVIISHKACIHGAEVKTGALVGIGAIVLDNAVIGENALVGAGALIPPNTVVPDNMLMLGQPAKPVREINQGDRRKIEAQLNELKTKAAVYRKY; this is encoded by the coding sequence ATGGCTGCAAATCCATATATTTCTTTTTTCGGCAATGTGACCCCGGTAATCGACGCGGAGGCCTATATAGACATCTCGGCCCGGATTATCGGGGATGTCCGGATTGCACCCGGCTCTTCAATCTGGCCCGGCGCCGTTCTGCGTGCGGATGACGATGAAATCGTTATCGGCAAAGACAGCGCCGTTCTGGATTTGTGTCTCATTGAGGCGCCGAAAGGGTCTCCGGTTCACATCGCCAATGATGTCATCATCAGCCACAAGGCCTGTATCCATGGTGCCGAGGTCAAGACGGGGGCGCTGGTCGGAATCGGGGCCATCGTACTGGACAATGCCGTTATCGGCGAGAATGCCTTGGTCGGCGCCGGCGCCCTGATACCGCCTAACACCGTGGTTCCCGACAATATGTTGATGCTTGGCCAACCGGCTAAACCGGTTCGTGAGATCAATCAGGGCGACCGCCGGAAAATTGAAGCTCAACTGAATGAGTTAAAAACCAAAGCCGCAGTTTATCGAAAGTATTAA
- a CDS encoding homocysteine S-methyltransferase family protein — MKKLIENNPLVLMEAAIVEQLRRSEKVQLHGLLANAPLIYDPVAAKVMGTIYKNYMEIALQAGLPMLVCTPTWRAGKDNVQQSGISDTINADAVCFMQGIRLDDSIKIGGLIGCKNDSYRPDEGLTVADAENFHAWQIGQLAKGGVDFLIAETLPNVHEALGIAKAMAATKIPYIISFVISRDGCVLDGTSLDAAIALIDTNTHIKPLGYMINCAHPSFLRPETQSSTIFSRLIGFLANASSLDHCDLENADELKVDSISEWGRLMLDLNRTYGVKILGGCCGTGVEHLKYLIPKSGVSPFSKNRAKP, encoded by the coding sequence ATGAAAAAACTAATTGAAAACAATCCACTGGTGTTGATGGAGGCAGCAATTGTTGAGCAGTTGCGGCGGTCCGAAAAAGTGCAGTTGCATGGCCTGTTGGCAAACGCCCCATTAATTTATGATCCGGTTGCTGCAAAAGTCATGGGCACAATATACAAAAATTATATGGAGATCGCTCTACAAGCAGGTTTGCCGATGCTTGTTTGCACGCCTACATGGAGAGCGGGCAAGGACAATGTGCAGCAATCAGGTATCAGCGATACCATCAATGCCGATGCAGTATGTTTTATGCAGGGAATTCGTCTCGATGACAGCATTAAAATCGGAGGATTGATCGGCTGTAAAAATGACAGTTACCGGCCCGATGAGGGCTTGACCGTTGCAGATGCTGAGAATTTTCATGCATGGCAGATCGGCCAACTTGCCAAGGGCGGCGTGGATTTTCTGATCGCCGAGACGCTGCCCAATGTACATGAAGCATTGGGTATCGCCAAAGCGATGGCAGCAACAAAAATTCCCTACATCATCAGTTTTGTTATTTCTCGCGATGGCTGCGTGCTGGATGGTACTTCGCTGGATGCAGCCATCGCATTAATCGATACAAATACACACATCAAGCCTCTCGGCTACATGATAAACTGTGCTCACCCTTCATTCCTGCGCCCAGAAACCCAGTCTTCTACAATATTTTCACGCTTAATTGGATTTTTGGCCAATGCCTCGTCGCTCGATCATTGCGATCTTGAAAATGCTGATGAATTAAAGGTCGATAGTATTTCTGAGTGGGGGCGGTTGATGCTCGATCTCAATCGAACATACGGTGTGAAGATACTTGGAGGGTGCTGCGGAACCGGGGTTGAGCACTTGAAATACCTTATACCGAAATCAGGCGTTTCTCCTTTTTCGAAAAATAGAGCAAAGCCATGA
- a CDS encoding TetR/AcrR family transcriptional regulator — MAKHTERVSRKRQIKKERIYKAALSVFGKYGYRKATLEDIASELHMTQSGLYRYFRDKRDLYEKAVAYGLVEWQRTSASAIENESDPLSQLQNYALTGANYLNENDDLRNVLINDPSVFPLNTKEDHFAPINRESMNILRDILKQGIKENRIRSVDLDYTTSFLYSVYVMFIIKSYVKPDIGSSDDMLKTSLDILLHGIAK; from the coding sequence ATGGCAAAGCATACGGAAAGAGTATCCAGGAAACGTCAGATCAAAAAAGAGAGAATCTATAAGGCGGCCTTGTCGGTTTTTGGAAAATATGGATACAGAAAAGCAACCCTGGAGGATATCGCTTCGGAACTTCATATGACTCAAAGCGGACTATACCGATATTTCCGGGACAAACGAGATTTGTATGAAAAGGCCGTGGCTTACGGACTGGTCGAATGGCAGCGAACATCCGCGAGCGCAATCGAAAATGAATCCGACCCGCTTTCACAGCTGCAAAATTATGCCCTAACAGGAGCTAACTACCTGAATGAAAATGATGATTTAAGAAACGTTCTGATCAACGATCCATCCGTCTTTCCGCTCAATACCAAAGAGGATCATTTCGCACCGATCAACCGGGAATCCATGAACATTCTCAGAGACATTCTCAAGCAGGGCATTAAAGAAAATCGGATTCGCAGTGTTGATCTGGATTATACAACTTCATTTTTATATTCTGTTTACGTGATGTTTATCATCAAATCCTACGTAAAACCCGATATTGGCTCATCGGACGACATGCTCAAAACTTCGCTGGATATCTTGTTGCATGGGATCGCGAAATAA
- a CDS encoding type II toxin-antitoxin system RelE/ParE family toxin has product MKIFQSRSFERKVKKFSKAQKSQLDKEIKYILENPAIGTEKKGDLRGVYVHKFKLKTIQYLLAYRIAGENLELIMIGPHQNYYRDLKKYLKST; this is encoded by the coding sequence ATGAAAATATTTCAATCAAGGTCCTTCGAACGAAAGGTCAAAAAATTCAGCAAAGCTCAAAAATCACAGCTTGATAAAGAAATAAAATACATACTTGAAAATCCTGCCATTGGTACCGAGAAAAAGGGTGATTTGCGGGGTGTCTACGTCCACAAATTCAAACTTAAAACAATTCAGTATCTTTTAGCTTATCGAATTGCCGGAGAAAACCTTGAATTGATCATGATTGGCCCCCATCAAAACTATTATCGTGATCTGAAAAAATACTTAAAAAGTACGTGA
- a CDS encoding formylglycine-generating enzyme family protein yields MPLENDAKNLRDSARTLDSNSRNQTRPVGQKRANPWGLHDMIGNVWEWCADVWHSDYEGAPQDGSSWIKGAENQPRSCVRGGAWDMNAFRCRSCYRNFDHRSVATSRLGFRIVMAVE; encoded by the coding sequence ATGCCGCTCGAAAACGACGCGAAGAACCTGCGCGATTCAGCTCGAACGCTCGATTCGAACAGCAGAAACCAGACCCGGCCGGTCGGCCAGAAACGGGCCAACCCCTGGGGCCTTCACGACATGATCGGCAATGTTTGGGAATGGTGCGCGGACGTCTGGCACAGCGACTACGAAGGCGCTCCGCAGGACGGCAGCTCTTGGATAAAAGGCGCGGAAAACCAGCCCCGGAGCTGTGTGCGGGGCGGTGCCTGGGATATGAATGCCTTCCGCTGCCGATCTTGCTATCGCAATTTCGACCATCGCAGCGTGGCCACCAGCCGCCTTGGTTTCAGAATCGTGATGGCCGTCGAGTAG
- a CDS encoding helix-turn-helix domain-containing protein, with amino-acid sequence MMEQEIRKTAINRFIQGEKPKQIYESLDRSKPWFFKWLKRYQSGDPNWFKNKSRVPKHSPRALRPEDRKRIIETRRHLDAQRFAQFGPSAIKWELKKAGYQLPSDSTIKRVLRAEGLVKKNSLHPQGC; translated from the coding sequence ATGATGGAACAAGAAATCCGTAAAACAGCTATCAATCGATTCATTCAAGGAGAAAAACCAAAACAAATATACGAAAGCTTGGACCGCTCAAAACCATGGTTTTTCAAATGGCTGAAACGATATCAAAGCGGAGATCCCAACTGGTTCAAGAATAAATCCAGGGTACCGAAGCACTCTCCCAGAGCGTTACGACCGGAGGACAGAAAACGCATTATTGAAACGCGCCGCCACCTCGATGCCCAGCGGTTCGCCCAATTCGGCCCATCAGCCATCAAATGGGAACTCAAAAAAGCTGGATATCAGCTGCCTTCGGACAGCACTATAAAACGGGTCTTGAGAGCCGAAGGCTTGGTTAAAAAAAACTCGTTACATCCCCAAGGGTGTTGA
- a CDS encoding integrase core domain-containing protein, which produces MIDIFSHRVYIESQRTKADRPVAQSLLRGWKAIGLPDFLQLDNELSFRGSNRYPRSPGLVIRLCLHFGVQPVFIPVSEPWRNAVVESFNDTYNKKFFRRQWFHSYVHLKRQSKNFQRFHNRYHRYSCLKGKTPSEVIKQCPFPIKTLGPNTKIPTIEDIPDGNIILVRFIRSDCVLNIFGETFKVPKDLVYSYVKAVIVTEIHTLQLYLGDELVASFDYRLRV; this is translated from the coding sequence GTGATCGATATTTTCAGCCACCGGGTTTATATCGAATCACAGCGAACTAAAGCGGATCGGCCAGTCGCCCAAAGCCTGCTTCGTGGTTGGAAAGCGATAGGGCTGCCGGATTTCCTGCAACTTGATAACGAACTGAGTTTCCGTGGCAGCAATCGTTACCCTCGGTCACCAGGCCTGGTCATTCGGCTATGCTTGCATTTCGGGGTCCAGCCCGTGTTTATTCCTGTGTCGGAGCCGTGGCGAAATGCTGTGGTCGAGAGCTTCAACGACACCTACAACAAAAAGTTTTTCCGGCGGCAATGGTTTCACAGCTATGTCCATCTGAAACGGCAGAGCAAGAATTTCCAACGTTTCCACAACCGGTATCACCGATACAGTTGCCTGAAAGGCAAAACACCTTCCGAGGTAATAAAGCAATGCCCGTTTCCGATAAAAACGCTCGGCCCGAATACGAAAATCCCAACCATCGAGGATATTCCTGATGGTAACATCATTCTGGTCCGATTTATACGAAGCGACTGCGTCCTCAACATTTTTGGTGAAACGTTCAAAGTGCCAAAGGACCTTGTCTACTCATACGTCAAAGCGGTCATTGTCACCGAGATACATACATTGCAGTTATATCTCGGTGACGAGTTGGTGGCATCCTTTGACTACAGGCTTCGGGTATAG